One Robbsia sp. KACC 23696 DNA segment encodes these proteins:
- a CDS encoding class II aldolase/adducin family protein, whose protein sequence is MMTSDANLQRDTVNDFCRRIGEDPLLVQGAGGNVSWKDETTMWVKASGRWLAHAADTDIFVPVALTPLREAVAAGDFAITPEVVGESTLKPSIETLLHALMPHRYVAHLHAVEPLAHLVRDGGVASLSKALNGRLTWQSVPYRKPGAALAQGVSDALRLDPNVDIVLLENHGIVIGAESVLALEKRLRDIAEWTAVPVSGIPIGDTKSRDSHFAHPAYHRIDNNTIQLLAFDDARFARLQRDWALFPDHVVFLGAAPVVFHNGDVAGQALAGQTALPELIFVKNDGIFATDTFNIAKVVQLQCYYDVMSRQQDDDPIHTLSDVDVSELLNWDAERYRQSLNK, encoded by the coding sequence ATGATGACATCCGACGCTAATCTGCAGCGCGATACGGTCAACGATTTCTGTCGTCGGATTGGAGAGGATCCGCTCTTGGTACAAGGTGCCGGCGGCAATGTGTCCTGGAAAGACGAGACGACGATGTGGGTGAAGGCATCGGGGCGTTGGCTCGCGCATGCAGCCGACACCGACATTTTTGTCCCGGTCGCGTTGACGCCGCTGCGTGAAGCCGTGGCGGCGGGCGATTTTGCGATTACGCCTGAGGTAGTCGGAGAATCGACGCTGAAACCGTCGATCGAAACCCTGCTGCACGCGTTGATGCCACACCGCTATGTGGCGCATCTGCATGCGGTAGAGCCGCTGGCGCACTTGGTGCGTGACGGCGGGGTCGCGTCCTTATCGAAGGCACTCAATGGTCGGCTGACGTGGCAATCCGTGCCCTACCGGAAGCCGGGAGCAGCGCTGGCGCAAGGCGTGTCAGATGCGCTGCGGCTAGACCCTAATGTCGATATCGTCTTGCTTGAAAACCATGGCATCGTCATTGGTGCCGAATCCGTGCTGGCATTGGAGAAACGCTTACGTGACATCGCCGAATGGACGGCTGTGCCGGTAAGCGGCATTCCTATTGGCGACACTAAATCGCGGGATTCGCACTTTGCGCATCCGGCTTACCATCGTATCGATAACAACACCATTCAACTGTTGGCATTCGATGATGCACGCTTCGCACGCCTGCAACGTGACTGGGCACTGTTCCCGGATCACGTCGTCTTTTTGGGGGCGGCACCGGTGGTTTTCCATAATGGAGACGTAGCCGGTCAGGCGCTTGCCGGTCAGACGGCTTTGCCTGAACTGATCTTCGTCAAAAACGACGGAATCTTCGCAACGGACACCTTCAACATCGCTAAAGTCGTACAGTTGCAATGCTATTACGATGTGATGTCACGTCAACAGGATGACGACCCCATTCACACGCTCAGCGATGTCGACGTTAGCGAGTTGCTTAACTGGGATGCCGAACGGTACCGGCAGTCGTTGAATAAGTGA
- a CDS encoding HAD family hydrolase, which produces MKVLAPNRFDRRPDAILFDTDNTLYHYDPAHAAAMAAVREKVTSQLSISAAVFEKAFDEARRQVKARLKHTASSHSRLLYMQRMLELMGLGSQVLLALDFEQTYWRTFLSNATLFEDVKTLLDDLRLMGIPTAIVTDLTAQIQFRKIVYFGLDHYFDYIVTSEEVAYDKPHAAPFKMALEKLQPKGDCIWMIGDNPVNDIQGARKEINAVTIQKLHDGVVAAEGEDRADATFRHFSELRTFIAQWNRGA; this is translated from the coding sequence ATGAAAGTCCTCGCGCCCAATCGCTTCGACCGTCGTCCGGACGCCATTCTCTTCGATACGGACAATACGCTCTATCACTACGATCCGGCGCATGCTGCGGCGATGGCTGCGGTCCGTGAGAAGGTGACATCCCAGCTGTCGATCTCTGCTGCCGTGTTTGAGAAAGCGTTCGATGAAGCCCGACGTCAAGTCAAAGCGCGACTCAAGCATACGGCCTCCTCGCACAGCCGATTGCTGTATATGCAGCGCATGCTCGAGCTGATGGGGCTTGGTTCTCAGGTACTGTTGGCGCTCGATTTCGAGCAGACCTACTGGCGTACGTTTTTAAGCAATGCCACGCTGTTCGAAGACGTCAAGACACTACTCGACGACTTGCGGCTCATGGGGATTCCCACGGCAATCGTCACGGACCTCACCGCGCAGATCCAGTTCCGAAAGATCGTCTACTTCGGTCTGGACCATTACTTCGACTACATCGTGACCAGCGAAGAAGTCGCCTACGACAAGCCGCACGCCGCACCGTTTAAGATGGCGCTGGAGAAGCTGCAACCAAAGGGCGATTGCATCTGGATGATCGGCGACAACCCCGTGAACGACATTCAGGGTGCGCGCAAGGAAATCAATGCGGTCACGATCCAGAAGCTGCACGACGGCGTCGTCGCAGCCGAAGGCGAAGATCGCGCCGACGCTACGTTCCGACATTTTTCGGAACTGCGGACCTTTATTGCGCAATGGAACCGAGGTGCATGA
- a CDS encoding uridine kinase has translation MKKTVCDPRFLIGLVLRILFIGLASSSAVTQWYAPFLDNSLAHFTLDPWQNWIDHGGTPLAFPYGYVMWICFLPLGTLAHALGLPAALAYSVTLLLSDLALFWLLSQISGARHRLLLAAYWLSPIVLVATYLLGLNDLVPVTFLIGALWLFKRRRFFVAGVTLVAAISAKLSMVIALPFFLVYLLNNKPLRPLIRYFVHGVLAGTVVLLLPFFTLSRGGTAMLVQNPEVNKVFGLTLDFGTTFTVFLVPLAYTLVLYSAWRIRRINFDLFQAMFGLAFMVVVLMTPASPGWFVWLLPLLLTQRAMTDGIASALTMLFASLYAISSLLSLPPDALHFLGTPIHALQPQWLATAFAGRVPGLLHTVVMAVGVIVALRIWRETIVRSDFFRFSRKPFVLGVGGDSGAGKDTYAEAMLDLFGHQSVTALTGDDYHLWDRKKPMWQALTHLNPKANDLERFSDDLVSLIDGKTIHARHYDHATGKMTHPRRIRSNDFIIASGLHVFFLPNLRRCFDLSIFLDIDEDLRRYFKIERDVHQRGHTLEQVEASFARRASDTQRFIRPQAAHADVIFSLQPIHPRMLDDAARGDTLRFKLAVASRHGIRDMTLTRTLIGICGLHVDSVQHEDPSRTAFVIEGETSAADIALSASIVCPRILEFLDVTPKWRDGPAGLMQLITLTHINQALTNRIFKS, from the coding sequence ATGAAAAAAACCGTTTGCGATCCGCGGTTCCTGATCGGCCTGGTGCTGCGCATCCTGTTCATCGGACTCGCCTCATCGAGTGCCGTCACACAGTGGTATGCGCCGTTCCTCGACAATAGCCTTGCTCATTTCACGCTAGATCCCTGGCAGAACTGGATCGATCATGGGGGCACGCCGCTGGCATTTCCCTATGGCTATGTTATGTGGATCTGCTTCCTGCCACTCGGCACCTTAGCCCATGCCTTGGGCTTGCCCGCGGCGCTTGCTTACAGCGTAACCCTCTTGCTCAGCGACTTGGCGCTGTTCTGGCTACTGTCGCAAATCAGCGGCGCGCGGCATCGGTTATTACTCGCCGCGTATTGGCTATCGCCCATCGTGCTGGTGGCGACCTACCTGCTCGGATTGAACGATCTGGTACCGGTGACCTTCCTGATCGGCGCGCTGTGGTTGTTCAAGCGGCGACGTTTCTTTGTGGCCGGCGTGACCTTGGTCGCCGCGATTTCGGCCAAGCTCAGCATGGTCATCGCGCTGCCGTTCTTTTTGGTCTACCTGCTTAATAACAAGCCATTGCGGCCGCTGATCCGTTACTTCGTGCACGGCGTACTAGCCGGTACGGTCGTCTTGCTGCTTCCGTTCTTTACCTTGTCCCGCGGCGGCACGGCAATGCTGGTGCAGAATCCCGAGGTGAATAAAGTCTTCGGACTGACCCTCGACTTCGGCACGACATTTACCGTCTTCTTAGTGCCGCTTGCTTATACCTTGGTGCTCTACTCCGCGTGGCGGATTCGTCGCATCAACTTCGATCTGTTCCAAGCGATGTTCGGCCTGGCCTTCATGGTCGTCGTGCTAATGACGCCCGCCTCACCAGGGTGGTTTGTCTGGTTGCTGCCTTTGCTGCTCACGCAGCGCGCAATGACCGATGGCATTGCATCGGCATTGACGATGTTGTTCGCTTCCTTGTACGCGATTAGCAGCTTGTTGAGCTTGCCACCCGACGCACTGCATTTCCTAGGCACGCCCATCCACGCCTTGCAGCCGCAGTGGCTCGCTACGGCTTTTGCCGGCCGTGTTCCGGGCCTACTGCATACGGTGGTCATGGCCGTCGGCGTCATTGTGGCACTGCGTATTTGGCGCGAAACGATTGTTCGCAGCGATTTCTTCCGCTTCAGTCGTAAGCCCTTTGTATTGGGCGTAGGCGGCGACTCGGGCGCAGGCAAAGATACCTATGCCGAAGCGATGCTCGACCTGTTCGGCCATCAGTCGGTCACCGCGCTGACAGGCGACGACTACCACTTGTGGGACAGAAAGAAGCCGATGTGGCAGGCGCTGACGCATCTGAACCCAAAAGCGAACGACCTTGAGCGTTTCTCGGACGACTTGGTCTCGCTCATCGACGGCAAGACGATTCACGCACGGCACTACGATCACGCCACGGGCAAGATGACTCACCCGCGCCGTATCCGCAGCAATGATTTCATCATTGCCAGTGGCCTGCACGTCTTCTTCCTTCCCAATCTGCGCCGTTGCTTCGACCTGAGCATCTTTCTCGATATCGACGAGGATCTACGTCGCTACTTCAAGATCGAGCGCGATGTTCATCAACGCGGACACACATTAGAGCAAGTAGAGGCATCGTTTGCACGTCGCGCTTCGGACACGCAGCGCTTCATTCGGCCACAAGCTGCGCATGCCGATGTCATTTTCTCGCTGCAGCCGATTCATCCACGCATGCTCGACGATGCCGCGCGCGGTGACACCTTGCGTTTCAAGCTTGCCGTTGCGTCCCGGCATGGCATTCGGGACATGACTTTGACCCGTACGTTGATCGGCATATGTGGACTACATGTGGACTCGGTCCAGCATGAGGATCCGAGCCGCACCGCTTTTGTCATCGAAGGTGAAACGTCGGCAGCCGACATCGCTTTGTCGGCATCGATCGTTTGCCCGCGTATTCTGGAATTCCTCGACGTGACGCCGAAGTGGCGTGACGGCCCGGCAGGTCTGATGCAGTTGATTACGCTGACGCATATCAACCAGGCCTTAACCAATCGTATCTTTAAATCATGA
- a CDS encoding phosphatidylinositol-specific phospholipase C/glycerophosphodiester phosphodiesterase family protein — protein MNLIRHRRNTLQELADTPTHYGIEVDIRSQGDRLVIHHDPYVDGTSFDAWIDTYRHGTLILNVKEEGLEPRLIALMQEKGIDDYFFLDQSFPFLMKYAEAAAGRSAVRVSEFESVETALTLAGRVQWIWVDCFTHFPLSAADANRLQAAGFKLCLVSPELQQRSAEDEIPALRALLRERGITADAVCTKRTDLWEATQEG, from the coding sequence ATGAACCTGATTCGCCATCGCCGCAATACGCTGCAGGAACTGGCCGACACGCCAACGCACTATGGGATCGAAGTGGATATTCGCAGCCAGGGCGACCGGCTCGTAATCCATCATGACCCTTACGTAGATGGCACGTCGTTTGATGCATGGATCGATACATATCGCCATGGCACCTTGATTCTGAACGTCAAGGAAGAAGGACTGGAACCCCGTTTGATCGCACTGATGCAAGAAAAAGGCATCGACGATTATTTCTTCCTGGATCAGTCTTTCCCCTTCCTGATGAAGTACGCCGAAGCGGCAGCCGGTCGCTCGGCCGTGCGTGTCTCGGAATTCGAATCCGTTGAAACGGCTTTGACGCTGGCTGGCCGCGTGCAGTGGATCTGGGTGGATTGCTTTACCCATTTCCCCCTGTCGGCCGCCGATGCCAACCGCCTCCAGGCCGCCGGCTTCAAGCTCTGCCTGGTGTCGCCTGAGTTGCAACAGCGCAGCGCCGAGGACGAAATTCCAGCGTTGCGTGCCTTGTTGCGCGAACGCGGTATCACGGCTGATGCCGTCTGCACGAAACGCACCGACCTGTGGGAAGCCACGCAAGAAGGATGA
- a CDS encoding glycosyltransferase family 2 protein yields the protein MKLSLIIPCYNEAANLPGLLARCAEVAKAADVEVILVDNGSTDTSPSVLRDLLPRFPGCRSVRVEQNQGYGFGILSGLRAATGDVLAWTHADMQTDPMDAITGLRFFEKHGLDIFVKGSRYGRPVSDRVFTIGMSFFETLLLRQPLWDINAQPTMFSRASFETWRNPPYDFSLDLFAYFEARRSGKRVYRFPVRFGERAHGVSHWNVNWAAKRKFIKRTIQFSLELRRSLNQ from the coding sequence GTGAAACTCTCACTGATCATCCCTTGTTATAACGAGGCCGCAAACCTGCCGGGACTGTTGGCACGGTGTGCAGAGGTAGCGAAGGCTGCCGATGTCGAAGTCATCCTCGTCGACAATGGTTCGACCGATACGTCGCCGAGCGTCCTGCGCGATTTACTGCCGCGCTTTCCGGGCTGCCGTAGCGTGCGGGTCGAGCAGAATCAAGGCTACGGTTTCGGCATTCTCTCCGGCTTACGCGCGGCAACCGGCGACGTTCTCGCTTGGACGCATGCCGATATGCAGACCGATCCGATGGATGCGATTACCGGACTGCGTTTCTTCGAAAAACACGGCCTGGATATCTTCGTCAAGGGCAGCCGTTATGGTCGGCCGGTCTCGGACCGCGTCTTCACCATCGGCATGAGCTTTTTCGAAACGCTACTACTGCGCCAGCCTCTTTGGGATATCAATGCCCAGCCGACGATGTTTTCACGCGCATCTTTCGAGACATGGCGTAATCCGCCTTACGATTTCTCGCTAGATCTGTTTGCCTATTTCGAGGCGCGACGTAGCGGTAAGCGTGTCTATCGCTTCCCCGTGCGCTTCGGCGAACGCGCGCATGGCGTATCGCATTGGAACGTCAACTGGGCGGCCAAGCGCAAATTTATCAAACGCACGATTCAATTCAGTCTCGAACTCCGTCGGAGCCTCAATCAATGA
- a CDS encoding GtrA family protein → MVRRELLTFLVVGILTVCVDYTIYRLMYAAVPHQPTLTKGIGFIGGTLFAYFANRLLTFRSATPMRGAMVRFAALYACTLGINVLLNRLTLSWLQGWHDAVVLAFLVATGTSAVMNFVGMKWFVFHARPLRTPA, encoded by the coding sequence ATGGTCCGTCGCGAATTGCTCACCTTCCTGGTCGTCGGCATCCTGACCGTTTGCGTCGATTACACGATTTATCGATTGATGTATGCCGCAGTGCCGCATCAGCCAACCTTGACCAAAGGCATCGGATTTATCGGCGGCACGCTCTTTGCCTACTTTGCGAACCGCTTGCTGACGTTCCGGTCCGCGACGCCGATGCGGGGCGCCATGGTCCGTTTTGCGGCCTTGTATGCCTGCACGCTCGGTATCAATGTGCTGCTTAATCGCCTAACGTTGTCCTGGCTGCAGGGTTGGCACGATGCCGTCGTCTTGGCATTTTTGGTCGCCACCGGCACATCGGCCGTCATGAACTTCGTCGGCATGAAATGGTTCGTCTTTCATGCCCGCCCCTTGAGAACGCCTGCGTGA
- a CDS encoding sugar phosphate nucleotidyltransferase — MQIIVPMSGFGERFRKAGYTLPKPLIPVEGKPIIAHVIDLFPGETRFIFICNQDHLDNPDFQMRETLQRYCPTGKVVGIPSHKLGPVHAVQSVRQEIALDEPTIVNYCDFTCYWDWQNFKEFARLTACDGIIPAYRGFHPHTLGTTNYAYMRETDGWVEDIQEKQPYTNDRMNEFASSGTYYFSSGKTMLDAFDATVARQLNVNGEYYVSLTYKPLLDASKPVAVYPLQHFMQWGTPEDVTEYTRWSETFKRLQKDDVATRAPVAQSARTGAVVVPMAGLGQRFAKEGYRETKPLIAVSGAPMVEQAVDDLPAARIYSFVLREDMPGHDAIAATLSARYPNTSIVNLPGVTDGQARSALLGLEALLKQWGDDIGPVTFGACDNGAVYVHRTLDALFADADVDVAVWATRGHPNAARHPKMFGWIDADAQGVIRHISVKQPLSDPRRDPIVIGTFTFRRASQAVEAMQRLFARDGKVNGEFYLDSCVEDAIALGLQCRLFEVDAYLCWGTPDDLRTFEYWQSCFDKWPSHPYRLANDPRVPASALPALEARFEKSVPAPLTRS, encoded by the coding sequence GTGCAGATTATCGTGCCGATGTCCGGCTTCGGCGAGCGTTTCCGCAAAGCAGGATACACGCTCCCCAAACCTCTGATTCCGGTGGAAGGCAAGCCGATCATCGCTCATGTGATCGACCTGTTTCCGGGGGAAACGCGTTTTATCTTCATCTGCAATCAGGATCATCTCGATAACCCTGATTTTCAGATGCGCGAAACGCTGCAACGCTATTGTCCGACAGGCAAAGTCGTCGGCATCCCCTCGCATAAGCTCGGCCCGGTCCATGCCGTACAGTCAGTCCGTCAAGAAATCGCATTGGACGAGCCGACCATCGTCAATTACTGCGATTTCACCTGTTATTGGGATTGGCAGAATTTCAAGGAATTTGCGCGGCTGACGGCCTGCGACGGCATCATCCCCGCCTACCGCGGTTTCCATCCGCACACGCTCGGCACGACAAATTACGCCTATATGCGCGAGACCGACGGCTGGGTCGAGGATATCCAGGAAAAACAGCCCTACACGAACGACCGCATGAACGAGTTCGCGTCCAGTGGCACCTATTATTTCAGCAGTGGCAAGACGATGCTCGATGCGTTCGACGCCACCGTCGCGCGCCAACTGAATGTAAACGGCGAGTACTACGTCAGCTTGACGTATAAGCCCTTGCTCGACGCCAGCAAGCCAGTTGCCGTGTATCCGCTGCAGCACTTCATGCAATGGGGCACGCCGGAAGATGTCACCGAGTACACGCGCTGGTCGGAGACGTTTAAGCGGCTGCAAAAAGACGACGTCGCCACCCGTGCGCCTGTCGCGCAAAGCGCGCGCACGGGCGCCGTTGTCGTACCGATGGCCGGCCTGGGTCAACGCTTTGCTAAAGAGGGTTATCGGGAAACCAAACCCCTGATCGCGGTATCCGGTGCCCCCATGGTCGAACAAGCGGTCGACGACCTGCCGGCAGCGCGCATCTATAGCTTTGTTTTACGCGAGGACATGCCCGGACACGATGCCATCGCAGCGACGCTGTCGGCACGTTATCCCAACACGTCCATCGTGAACTTGCCCGGCGTCACGGACGGCCAAGCGCGCAGTGCCTTGCTCGGCCTTGAAGCACTGCTGAAACAGTGGGGCGACGACATTGGCCCCGTCACCTTTGGTGCCTGTGACAACGGTGCCGTCTACGTGCATCGGACGCTGGATGCCTTATTTGCAGACGCCGATGTCGATGTCGCCGTGTGGGCGACACGCGGCCATCCGAACGCGGCACGTCATCCAAAGATGTTTGGTTGGATCGATGCCGATGCGCAGGGTGTCATTCGCCACATATCGGTGAAGCAGCCACTGTCCGATCCGCGACGCGACCCTATCGTCATCGGCACCTTTACGTTCCGCCGCGCTTCGCAAGCAGTCGAAGCAATGCAACGGTTGTTTGCGCGCGATGGCAAGGTCAACGGCGAGTTCTATCTGGATTCCTGCGTCGAAGATGCGATCGCCCTCGGCCTCCAGTGTCGCCTTTTCGAGGTCGATGCTTATCTCTGTTGGGGCACTCCGGACGATCTGCGCACGTTTGAATATTGGCAGTCGTGTTTCGACAAATGGCCCAGCCACCCTTACCGGCTCGCCAACGATCCGCGCGTACCGGCAAGTGCGCTACCTGCGCTGGAAGCACGCTTTGAAAAGAGCGTCCCCGCACCCCTGACGCGGTCGTGA
- a CDS encoding glycosyltransferase family 1 protein, whose translation MSTTNISPAPTRSIRVGLGVSVLERAMQTDGHLDGIGMYTSELVKYLPTANIAPQRFAFQGRSGLNAGPNVQIMPGSVTVNLLRSAAFGMSFPSPPGFEQQLDLFHAPDHLVPRFRNIPVLASVMDPIPLMHPEWTRVKYQALKNWVLRRTVQSADHFVTISQFVIDDIATHFRIPRERISAVELGVDDAYFETMPEEERQGHLATLGLPPAFLLFIGTLQPRKNVLRLIQAFEQLPVDIQRACPLVVAGREGWSSEPDRAALARLTEKKTGRWLNYVTPRQKMALLQSARALVFPSLYEGFGLPVLEAFASGLPVVASNTTSIPEVAGDAALLVDPLNVEQLTHAMRRIVEDEALHAALTVAGRARAAQFTWSRTAERTAALYQRILA comes from the coding sequence ATGTCGACCACGAATATCTCTCCCGCACCGACCCGCTCGATCCGAGTGGGTCTGGGCGTTTCCGTCCTTGAGCGCGCAATGCAGACGGATGGCCATCTCGACGGCATCGGGATGTACACCTCCGAATTGGTGAAATACCTGCCGACGGCGAATATCGCGCCGCAACGCTTCGCTTTCCAAGGGCGCAGCGGCCTCAACGCGGGACCGAACGTGCAGATCATGCCGGGATCGGTGACCGTCAATTTACTGCGCAGCGCGGCATTCGGCATGTCGTTCCCTTCGCCGCCAGGCTTCGAACAGCAGCTCGATCTATTTCATGCGCCGGATCATCTGGTGCCCCGGTTCCGCAATATCCCGGTGTTGGCGAGTGTGATGGACCCCATTCCCTTGATGCATCCGGAATGGACACGCGTGAAGTACCAGGCACTTAAGAACTGGGTGCTACGCCGCACAGTGCAATCGGCCGATCACTTCGTGACCATCTCGCAATTCGTGATCGACGACATCGCAACCCACTTCCGCATCCCGCGCGAACGGATCTCAGCGGTAGAACTGGGCGTCGATGACGCGTATTTCGAGACGATGCCCGAGGAAGAGCGCCAAGGACATCTCGCTACCTTAGGCCTCCCGCCTGCCTTCTTGCTGTTTATCGGGACGCTGCAACCTCGGAAAAACGTGCTGCGTCTGATTCAGGCATTCGAGCAATTGCCGGTCGATATCCAACGTGCTTGTCCCTTGGTGGTCGCCGGACGGGAAGGCTGGTCATCTGAGCCGGACCGCGCCGCGCTTGCTCGGCTGACGGAGAAAAAAACGGGACGCTGGCTTAACTACGTGACGCCGCGTCAAAAAATGGCCTTGCTGCAATCCGCCCGCGCGTTGGTGTTTCCCTCGCTGTATGAGGGCTTTGGCTTGCCGGTGCTTGAAGCGTTCGCATCAGGCTTACCTGTCGTCGCCTCCAACACGACGTCGATTCCCGAAGTCGCCGGCGATGCGGCACTGTTGGTCGATCCGCTGAATGTGGAACAATTGACGCATGCCATGCGCCGGATCGTTGAAGACGAGGCGCTGCACGCTGCGTTGACCGTCGCTGGACGTGCCCGCGCGGCGCAGTTCACGTGGTCCCGGACGGCAGAGCGGACTGCTGCCTTATATCAACGTATTCTTGCTTGA
- a CDS encoding glycosyltransferase family 1 protein has protein sequence MRWRRAAKQTRMPSNIPRLRPAPDNAPLLEKTMLEPDRVAALPVATPPAVLPYRIAFGTTVLERALHSNGHLDGIGTYTAEMLRHLPAAGIVPTKVAFEGFRGTAIGADVRPLAGTFSRNLLKSALLGLPFSGNAEMGRDFDLFHATDHHIPRYASLPVLANLMDPVPLMNPEWSDAHLRQVKNWFFRRSAGWADHYVTISHFVVDDLVRYFDVPREKISVVELGVDEIYFERLSDAVREQTMAALGIAGPFFLFVGTLQPRKNVLHLIEAFNRLAEATRRACPLIVAGRAGWSSEREREALARLAANGTGRWLDYVTPLQKRALLQSARALVLPSLYEGFGLPVLEAFASGLPVIASNSSSIPEVAGEAACLMDPQDSTGLTEALARMHSDDAWHLRCAEAGSVRARAFTWSNTAQKTISLYRRILDR, from the coding sequence GTGCGCTGGCGCCGGGCCGCTAAACAGACACGCATGCCGTCAAATATCCCGCGGCTCCGCCCGGCCCCAGACAACGCCCCGCTGCTCGAAAAAACCATGCTTGAACCCGATCGTGTCGCCGCATTGCCGGTAGCGACACCTCCCGCCGTCCTGCCGTACCGGATAGCCTTCGGCACGACGGTGCTTGAACGTGCCTTACATTCAAATGGGCATCTGGACGGCATCGGCACGTACACGGCCGAGATGCTTCGCCACTTGCCCGCTGCGGGCATCGTACCGACGAAAGTCGCCTTCGAAGGATTTCGCGGTACCGCGATCGGAGCGGATGTGAGGCCGCTGGCCGGAACCTTCAGTCGAAACTTGCTAAAAAGCGCCCTGCTCGGCCTGCCGTTTTCCGGCAATGCCGAGATGGGTCGTGATTTCGACTTGTTTCACGCGACCGATCACCATATCCCCCGTTACGCCTCGCTGCCCGTGTTGGCCAACCTAATGGATCCGGTTCCCCTCATGAATCCGGAGTGGTCCGACGCGCACTTACGCCAGGTGAAAAACTGGTTCTTTCGCCGCTCGGCGGGATGGGCGGATCACTATGTGACGATCTCTCATTTTGTCGTCGATGACTTGGTTCGCTATTTCGATGTTCCGCGCGAGAAAATTTCGGTTGTCGAACTGGGGGTCGACGAGATCTATTTCGAGCGCCTGTCAGACGCTGTACGGGAACAGACAATGGCAGCATTGGGCATCGCGGGCCCCTTCTTCCTGTTCGTCGGTACGCTGCAACCACGCAAGAACGTATTGCATTTAATCGAGGCATTTAATCGTCTTGCGGAAGCCACCCGACGCGCCTGCCCCTTGATTGTTGCCGGACGGGCGGGCTGGTCTTCGGAGCGCGAGCGCGAGGCGCTGGCGCGGCTTGCGGCAAACGGCACCGGCCGGTGGCTGGACTATGTCACGCCGCTGCAGAAGCGGGCCCTGCTACAAAGCGCGCGAGCACTCGTCCTGCCCTCGCTCTACGAAGGTTTCGGTTTGCCGGTACTGGAAGCCTTTGCATCGGGCTTACCGGTCATCGCATCGAACAGCAGCTCCATTCCCGAGGTTGCCGGCGAGGCCGCCTGTCTGATGGATCCTCAAGACAGCACCGGATTGACCGAGGCGCTTGCGCGCATGCACAGCGACGACGCTTGGCATCTTCGCTGCGCTGAAGCCGGCAGCGTGCGTGCGCGCGCATTCACGTGGTCCAATACGGCTCAGAAGACGATTTCGCTCTATCGCCGTATTCTCGACCGCTGA